The genomic window ATGAGAAGCCGCTACAACAAAGACTGGAAATGCTGTATCAACGCAACCTCTATCTTCTTGCCATTGAACTGGCGCAAAAGTCAGACATGGATGCGCGACAACAGAACGTCATATTTCGCAAGTTTGGTGACCATTTGTACCAAAAGGGCGATTACGACGGTGCCATGACCCAGTATATCAAAGCAATCGACAGCACAGAGCCATCGAGAGTCATTCGCAAGGTATGCTGTTGTTTAACCGATATGGCGAATCCGCAAAACTAGCCTCTAACACATGATATAGTTCCTCGACACCCAAAGGATACATAACCTTATTAGTTATCTCGAGCAACTGCACGAGAACCGTAAAGCTACCGCAGATCACACGACGCTCCTGCTCAACTGCTATGCCAAGCTGAAAGATGTGGATAAGCTGGAGGCATTTATTAAGTCTCCAGGAGATCTTAGGTTTGATCTTGACACTGCTATATCCATGTGCCGACAGGGTGGATATTACGAACAGGCGGCTTACCTCGCTCAGAAACATGGCGAAACTGATCTCGTTGTCGATATCCTGATTGAGGATTCGAAAAAGTACGACGATGCACTCGACTTTATTTGGCATCATACCCCTGAAATTGTGAGTCATGGCACATGTGTTTACGGACTAAACCGAACTCTTCTCAAGGCTGACATGCCAACTATAATAGGCTTATCGCTGCCTGATGAAATACGCCAGAGTTCTTATCGAGCATTGCCCCAAAGAGGCTACACAACTATTCATTGACTACTACACCGGCAATTACCAGCCAAGAGTCGACGCCGTCCAAGTCCAGGAAGCTGCCGCTCCCTCTGGAGCTGGTGGGCTCGCTGCAGGGGCAGTGACTGCAGTGCAAAACCTCACACATCTCATTCCCCTGCCGTATATGAGCAGTACTTCCGCCACGATGACACCGAATGGCCCAGCCGGCACAAAGTCGCCGGCCAGCGACGTGACTGGTATCAAGGACTTGACGCCTCAGGTCAAGTTCGAGTACAATCGTCCTGCACCGCGCACggctttttcttccttcATCGATCATGCTGATGAGTTCATCATATTCCTCGAGGCGTGTCTAAAGGAACAGAGTCTCAATGATGAAGAAAAAACCGATGTGTATACCACATTGTTTGAGATGTATCTGCACAAAGCGGCAGAGCAAAAGAATGAGGACAGCCGCGGCGAATGGGAGACCAAGGCTAAGGCCCTGATCTCCGTGGATGGTATAGACAAGTCAAAGACACCCATGATCGATAACTCAAGCGTGTTGCTACTATCGCATCTATCAGACTTTCGCGACGGAACCACATTGGTCAAGGAACAATCCGGGCTGCTATTTGACATATTCCGATCGTACACTTTGGCTAAGGACACCCGCGGTGCTATCCGGGCCCTGCGGAAGTACGGTCCTGAAGAACCACAACTTTACCCAGCGGCACTGGCGTACCTGACTTCGGACCCGCGGGTATTGGATGAGGCGGGTACGGAAGAGCTCACGGCCGTTTTGCAACGCATCGACAAGGACAAGCTGATGGCACCGCTACAAGTCGTGCAGACGCTATCCAAGGGCGATGTGGCCACGGTTGGGATGCTCAAGCCATATCTCCGCGAAACGATTGAGCGGGAAAGGAAAGGGATCGCGGCTGATCGTCGGCGGGCCGCAAACTTCAAGAAGGAGACGGCCCAACGCAAAGCAGAAATGGCGGATCTGGGTTCTAAACCGGCCGTTTTCCAAGCGACGAGATGTAATGGGTGCGCCCTGCCACTGGAGCTTCCAGCGGTGCACTTCCTGTGCAAACACTCATTCCACCAGAGGTGTCTTAAGCGGGGCGTTACCACGGACGCGTTTGGGGATCGAGAGGAGGACTCGACAGGCGAATGTCCAATATGTGCCAAAGACAATGACACTATCAGGGCAATGAGGCAAGCACAGGTTGAGAACGCAGGTAAGCACGATCTGTTCAAAGACGCACTGGAGCACAGTGAGGACCGATTCGGCACCGTTGCGGATTGGTTTGGCAGAGGAGTGATGAGTGTGCCAAACGAGGAGGCGTAGAcgacttccaggccgagccagAGTCACGTTACCCATGTTTATCATGTGTTTTGCGCTGCCGTTTTGTTTAGTTAAGATATCCAGATAACCACCTAAGGATCTGAGGCTCTGCTATCCCGTCTACAGTCATATCAATTCTATCTAATCTGGATCTCTATTACAATGTGGTGATGTTACAACGTCATACAAAATTAGCGTCTTCCTCAATGCACACGCCCTTCTCATTTTCCGCAGTTAACTACTCGTCTTCTCTTCTGGCGTATTACCAAAAACTTTGTTCAGCCAATCGCCTGTAGCGTTATTAGGCACTTGAGCCGGCGACAGTTCAGCTAATGTCTGTCTCCAATCTGTGATGCTGTGTAATTCTCTTCCACGAAGCCCTTCATTGACCGCGGTGTCTTCACGGTCATAGACGAGCCCTTTGAAACTACACTCTGTTATCTTGCCGTAACGTATCGTCATGTTTGCCTGAAACTGTATTTTTTCCTAGAGTTTAGCTTGAAAACTTTGTGAAGCGGCAGAAGAATGATGATACTCACAGTTGGTAACACGCCtgatggcggtggcggtcTTTTCCTCGGATCCATTTCAGTAGGGTGTGTCGAGAATGTGAACTGCGGAGTTTGGTTGTAGACCCACGCCGCCGACTAGAAATTTTTAAATGTCAGTTTTGCATTAACCATCGCAGAATCAGTCAGAGGATCACTTACCGTAAGCTCTTTGTACCCCTTTTCAACATCTGGGATGGTCATGACGGAAGGACCAATGCTGTACACAAGCTCATTGCCGGGGCCAGACAGATGGCTGTACGTCTCTTTGAACTCGTCGATGACCATGGCCTGGAAAAAGGGCGTGCCGAACGCGACCTCGTCGAATTGCGTGCCACCGCTGACGTTACGAACGGGCGAGCGCACGCTGCCGGCGCCGCGGGTCTTGAGATACGAGCCCGCCATGGGAGGACGGAGCAGGGGGCCGATCTGGTCGACATAGGGCGAGTGGACGAGGCAGGTGCCGTGGTGCAGCGAGCGCACGCGGGTGACGCGGTAGGCGGACCCCGAGACCTTGAAGGTCTTGTTCTCCTCGCTGAAGGGCTTCCGCGGCACGTCCATGACGATGTCGTGGCGGTCGTTGACCCGGAccgtgggcacgccgatgcGGTCGCGCAGCGCGCGCACCACCATCTCGGCATGCCGGTCTCGGTCGAACTCGGCCGTCGGGAAGATGACACTCCAGTTCACGTTGCCGTGGTCATGGAACacggtgccgccgccggagcGGCGTCGTACCAGGCTGACGGGCACATGCTGCTGCgcttcctcctcgtcctgctTCGCGCTGAGTCGAGGCAGGCCAGAGCCCAGACGTCCCAGGTTGACCTCGAGCCAGGGGTTTTGGCTGCGGCCTATGATGACGCTGGGGCGGTTGATGTACATGAACAACACGGTCGAGGACGGGTGGGAGACCTCGAGAAGGTGCTGCTCTGCGGCGAGGTTCAGGTAGGGGTCCTTCTCCGTCGACAGGTAAATCTGCAGCTTGTTTCGTTCGTCCATGGCGTGCCTGGTCAGGTTCTCGCCACGCAGCGCTCGCATGGCTTCCTTCGCCAGCGAGCTCCCCGGGCCCAGGGTCCTGATCCTAGTCGCGGCGGTAGCCATGGCGGAGGTTTTGCCCTCAAAGACCCTCCCTGGTATTTACAAGCCTCTCGGTATGGTTTTCAAGAGCCTGGATTTTGATGCTGTGCTCTGATCATGACATTGAGCTAGGTACCTGGATAGGTAGGCGAGAAGACGTCGTTGGGTGAACAGCGTTGCAAACGAATTGTTGACTTCTCGAGTTTTACAAAGCAAGTCTATGAGGCGGGCCAGATCAATGTATACAGAGTTAATTATACAAGCTAGTTGGCTCCTTAGGTTATCAATGTAAAGAAACAAACTGGTAACCCAAGTGATGGAGAAAAAGGTGATCACGTGCACGCCTTGTAGAAAGAATTCGATGTTGTAGGCCAGGATGGGATGAAAGCTGCAGGGTCTCTAAAATTGGCTTAGCGTGTTTAATCCCTGCCTGGATAACATCACACCAACCGCCCCACTAACGCCGATCATCGCAATGAATTTCGACGTGGGGTCATGATTTCAATGACTCTAAAATGCCTTTAGGTATATCACAGTTCTCAGCAAAGTCTGTTCCTATTCTGTCTGTCTGTAAAAATCTAAGGAACCGACTTGGAATTGGTAACAGCGATATAGTGAGTGAGTTACCCGTGGACTCGGTGCACGTTTGTTCTACTGCAACTTCAGCATTCTCAACACACACTAACCAAGCCCTCTTATAGCATCACCATGTCTACCTTTGGTACAACCTTCCGCGTAACCACCTATGGCGAGTCACACTGCCGCTCGGTGGGATGCATTGTCGATGGATGCCCGCCAGGCATGCAATTGACCGAGGCCGACATCCAGCCACACATGAACAGGAGGCGACCTGGACAGTCCGATATCACAACGCCCCGCAATGAGGAGGACAAGGTCGAGATCCAGTCGGGCACCGAGTTCGGCATCACGTTGGGCACCCCGATTGGCATGCGCGTCATGAACAAGGACCAGAGGCCAAAGGACTACGGCAACTCCACTATGGACAGGTTCCCCCGACCCAGCCACGCTGATTGGACATACCTCGAGAAGTACGGCGTCAAGGCGAGcagtggcggcggcaggaGCAGCGCCCGTGAGACCATTGGCCGAGTCGCAGCCGGTGCCATCGCCGAGAAGTACCTGAAGCTGGCCTATGGTGTCGAGATTGTTGCCTTCGTCAGCTCTGTTGGCAACCAATTCCTCTTTCCGCCAACCGCCGAGCACCCCACCCCATGCACGAACCCCGAGTTCTTGAGCCTCCTGCAGACGATCGATAGGAAGCAAGTGGACTCGCACCTTCCTGTGCGCTGCCCTGATGCGGAAGCATCAGCAAAGATGAGAGATTACATTGCGGGCTTCAAGGACCGCAACGACAGCATCGGAGGTACTGTTCACTGTGTCATCCGCAATGCGCCATCAGGCCTGGGCGAGCCTTGCTTCGACAAGTTGGAGGCCAAGCTGGGGCATGCTATGCTGAGCATTCCTGCCACAAAGGGTTTCGAGATTGGTTCTGGCTTTGCTGGCTGCCAACTCCCAGGCTCAATACACAATGACCCGTTCATCAAGGCTGAAGAGGCGGCGACCTCGGCGCAGAATGGGGCGCAGCACTTTGGCCAGAGCCGGCCTAAGCTGACTACTAAGACCAACTTTTCCGGCGGTATCCAAGGTGGAATCAGCAATGGCGCGCCTATCTACTTCAGTGTGGCTTTCAAGCCTCCGGCAACAATTGGTCAGGAACAAAAGACTGCCACCTACGATGGTGACTCTGAGGGAGTTTTGGCTGCCAAGGGAAGGCATGATCCCTGCGTTGTGCCTCGCGCTGTGCCCATCGTTGAAGCCATGGCCGCACTTGTTCTCATGGATGCCGTCCTTACGCAGCAGGCCAGGCATACTGCCAAGAGCTTGCTGCCGCCACTCAGCCAGACCTTGCCATCACAGCCGCCTTCTGGCAATGGTGTATCAGAAAATGCCGCGGGCAATTAATGACATTGTCGTTTAAAGAAGTTTCACTGTGAGTATCAGATATCATGTCTAGCATCTGGGCGCTAGGAGGTTAAAAAATATAAGGGGCCAAAAAAAGTTTAGCTCGAAATTTTTAGGCCAAGtattgtaaaaaaaaaaaaaaaaaaaaagaatattaGTTCAGGACAAAAATAAGGTGCGACTATGTATGCAGGAGATGGGCTTAGCTGAGATACCTATAAATACCTTATGTTTGCATGCTGCCGTCGCCTATTGTTTAACGCCCTTGTAAATGTGTTTGGCGTGGCATCAGTAAATCAATGTTGCTGGCTGCGCGCGGAGAGCCGTGCAGCTACTTTTTCTGCGTTCATGGTTACTACAATGGACATCGGAATGGGAACAATACTGTAGTTTTGGTCGCGATTCCTCCAGTGTTGGCAGTGAGCACGGTGGTAATTATGAAGGTAGGACGACCTTTGAGGTATTAAAAGCTGGTCGATATGGTTATGACTCCTCTGGTAACAAAGAGACCCGGCAGTTTGCCTAGTTGCCCATTGTGTACAAGACCAGCTCCGCAAGCAAACGCCGAAAACCCCCCGGCTTACAGACATTGGCGCCTGTGTTTACCGATAAAGTCGACTAAATGGGTGCTCAGACGACCAAATCTAGTTGCGGTCTCGCAAATGTGCTAGGCGATACATGTCATAAATTGCTCGGTTCGGGATTTGACCATGTGGGTGCTTTGGCGGCCTATTAAATCCCCGCGTCTACGTACTCATGCAGCTGTTCGTCTCATGCTCCTCTATCGTACCAGTCATCCGAAATTATTTTCATCTTAGCACAACAACAGCCACAAAATCATGTCAACTAGATCAGAAATCAAGACGCTGCGCCTCGGGACTGCGTCGCCCTCGCCGGCGGCAACAACAGCCGAGACGCTCTCGGTGGTCGACCAAGTGGCGGCCCGTGCCGCTGACCAAAACATTGATCTCCTGCTCCTTCCAGAGGCGTTCCTCGGCGGCTACCCGCGTGGCACGTCATTCGGAAGCGTTATTGGGAGTCGCTCGGACGAGGGTCGCGAGGAGTTTCGCCAGTACTTTCGCGGCGCTGTCGATCTCGGCGACGTCGTCGGCGAGggcggtgccggtgccggagGAAAGTGGGTGAGACGGGAGCTCGATGGGGAGGGCGAGGCCAAGACCCGTGGAGACGGTACGAGGGAGAAGCTTGAAGAGATCGCTCGGAGGACCGGCGTCTTTGTTGTCGTCGGGCTCATTGAGAGAGCCGGAGGCAGCCTCTACtgcgccgtcgtctatgTCTGCCCCAGCTTGGGTATGATTGGAAAGAGGAGGAAGGTCATGCCGGTGAGCCATGTCGCATTTCATTTCAAACCATTGACTCATGCCGTTTGACCCGCGCTGAGAGCAAGAACAATCAGACTGGCAGCGAACGCCTCGTATGGGCACAGGGGTCTCCAGCTACCCTCCGAGCAGTCACAACCACAATCCGTGGCGTCCGTCTCAACCTGGCGGCGGCCATCTGCTGGGAGAGCTACATGCCCATGCTCAGGCAATCCCTCTACCAGCAAAACATCAACCTCTACCTCGCCCCGACGGCCGACGGCCGCGACACCTGGCTGTCCCTGATGCGCACAATCGGTTGCGAAGGGCGGTGCTTCGTCGTGAGCTCCAACATGTGCGTGCCGCCCAAGGGGAGTAATACAACTGGAGGTGAGGCCTCAACCACGGAGCCATTTGTCTCGCGCGGCGGGTCGTGCATCACGGGGCCCATGGGCGCCGTCCTCGCTGGGCCGCAGTGGGAGAACAACCAGGATATCATTTACGCTGATGTCGACTTTGAGGACTGCATCAGGGGGAGGCTGGACCTAGATGCTGCGGGAAGCTACTCAAGGAACGACTCGTTCAAGTTTTCTGTCGAGGGGCTGGATATGAGCCCGTTGCCTTATTGATCAGCCGAATATAGCAACCAAAACTATGGAGAGCGGGGAGATTAGAGAGCAGTTGATTGGGTAAGGTACCTCTGACCACACATGGAAATGAACGAGTGGCAATGCGAACTTGACACTTTGGTATAGAATTTTCTAAATAGGTCGGGAAAGCCAAAGATGTCAGACAATGTTGGACAGTATCTTAGTTGCAGGTGGCCAACGATGGCTGAGGGTAAAGTGCCATTGAACTCGCGTGGATTCCCACATTCTCCGGGGCGGATAGACCAATCGAGGGAAGCTAAGTGGTTGAGAGGAATGGATCATCGGTTTCGACCATGATATGAAGCCAGTCCGTTGGCGGCCCAAGACAAGCAACGATGCTTGGGACCAGAACTAGGAGAATTGCGCAAATCGCAGCGCCATTGGGTCAAAGTCAGCGTGTCAATCCACTCAAATTCAACTTCCAGCTGCGACAGGATGCTGCACTGCGCAATGATGTGCAGTTTATTCGTCCACGGCACAACTCTCGGAAAGAGACTGATCGAGTGCAATGATCTGCTAGCCCAAGGAACAGGCTTGTGGGTAAGACAAGGGAAATCACACCATGTAGCATGGCAACCCGGTATCGGACAGTTTACCTCTTCTTCCACTCCCAGCTTGCCACGCAGACGTTCAGCCGCAACTGTCCTTGACCGCCAAGGTCAAGGAGGGTGTAGGCCGAGGTCACAGTTGCTGTGGGGGTCTACGCACTTCTGGTGGTATGCCAGAGTGCTCCTTTCAACCTCACACCGTTCCAGGAAAATGAGGTGCTTTGCCAGTCACTGATTTATATTATGCTATTCCATTCTCTCACATATCAAAAGAACTCTCAGCTGGTCAAGTCATATGAAGAAGCCCTTTTCCCAGCTGTGATGCCTCTGATCGGACTATCAATCCATCTTCTAGTCCAGTCTATTCCTGCAAACAACACCACCATCAAAAGACAACCCATTAGCAAGCCGTCCTACTTCTCCCGCCTTCTTGTCCAGTGGCAGTCTTGCCCGCTTTCCTGGAGAGCCTTGCCTTTTTCTATTGGTTGCTGGAATATCGCGCAGGACTTCTTGACGTGCAGGTTGTCTTGTCATGCAGCGATAACGTGTGATTAATGCAAGCCATATTCTGCAGTGGGTTGAGGCTAGCACATAATGCTGCTTCTCATTGCTCAAATGCGGAAGAAATGCAGTCAGTGTGTCTGAATTTCCCATTGGGTTATGTTCTCGTCTTGTTGCCTGCTAAAATAAGCAGTTACCGTCGAGATCATCATGAATGAGATTGCGCAAATGCGCAAtgcttacctaggtaggtacctacctgggtAGGCAGGATGCCATCCGTTCTTGTGGCTTCTACGTGACGTGGAAGTGCGGCTGGCTACCTGGTTACCTTGCCTCAGGGCAGGTACGATACAAGTATCTGAGCCGGGCAGGCTTTTAGTTGCTGTTCATGTATCCATATTTAAATCACCAATCCCGTTCCCACGACGTCCTCAATATCCTTTACCTGTCGTCCCTCAAACTCCGATCTGTATGTCATCCACACCCACCACAAGTATCACGTCTGTGTGAATACTGAGTACTCTCCACCGCCCAACCCTATTTTTTCCAGGTTTCCCATTAGTCGGCCATCTTAGTTTTATCACCTCTCTAGTAGCCAGCCCTCCGACACCAGAGACACACACTCCCATTGTTCCCGTTGACCGCATGATGACACTCAATTCTACACTACGCACTTGCGGCTGAACGCTTCAGGCTCAAAAGCGATGAGAACTTCACCGCTCCTCGTTGTTAGACCACTAGACTTAAGAAGTCCATACAATTCTTTTTATCGAGTTACTTCCCACCTCTCTTCTATCGACTCCTTCGGTGGTTCAGTCCTTGCTCCCGGCATAGCCTTTCAACTGCCCCCAACGTCTTACTTCTCCTCCGCCTGTTTCCGCCAGCTAGGTGGTGACGACCAAAGCATGGTCAAAGGCTCCGAGGACAAGTTAAAGTCATACTTTGCGCAACCATCTGGCCGGCAGCGCCGACGAGACGGTCCATCGCCGTCGGAGTCGCAGGCCAGGTCCACAGTCAATGTGAGCAAACCGGTCTTCTTGCAAACTACCTATATATCAGAGGCTAATAGAGTCAAGACTCAGAGGTCACCCGTTGCGTCTCTCAACTCAGACACAGGCGGTCCGAATGTGGGCTCCAGCAAAGCAGCAAGCTCTTCATCTCAACGGTGAGTGGTCTGTTTTTCCAGGCTGACTGGCACTGGAAATGAAGTCAAGGACATACGTCAAGGACAAAATGAACTTTGATTAAGCCATGATAAGCACTGacacttttctttttttgaagAAGCTCCGCAAGTCCTCACAAGTCACGAAGCGCTTTGAGCACTCTTGCAAAAGTAGCGTCGCAGTCAAGAAGTCAGAATGAGGAGTTTGAAGCTTTCAGCGACCATGATTCCGACTGCTCAAGCAGCAGTCAATCCACATG from Pyricularia oryzae 70-15 chromosome 4, whole genome shotgun sequence includes these protein-coding regions:
- a CDS encoding vacuolar membrane protein produces the protein MALSWKSFDFFDVQQVQLRDDDTRAFFESNEISSVCSGSDSLFLGGNDGHVRIVGPSWKIVRSFRAYGDDDDGEPARQRITHMRQVEGTSLLVTIAEDLSNEPVLKVWALDRPVKKTGLPTCLSTVQINNAKKQFPISAFTATDDLSQVAVGFANGSVTVIRGDLIYDKGTRQRIIHDSEEPITGIEMRTEDGESGGKVTTLFIATTARILKIVIFGKGQGHAPKTVEDSGCGVGCMTVDSKTGDIVVARDDAIYYYTLEGRGAPRAYECPKSLISTYGDYLALVSPPTNSASSGGQPDSMRRRFGASPADTIFNASTFSFLETDLKIVAHTQSVISSVQALFQVWGDMYMLTSDGKVSRYHEKPLQQRLEMLYQRNLYLLAIELAQKSDMDARQQNVIFRKFGDHLYQKGDYDGAMTQYIKAIDSTEPSRVIRKFLDTQRIHNLISYLEQLHENRKATADHTTLLLNCYAKLKDVDKLEAFIKSPGDLRFDLDTAISMCRQGGYYEQAAYLAQKHGETDLVVDILIEDSKKYDDALDFIWHHTPEIAYRCLMKYARVLIEHCPKEATQLFIDYYTGNYQPRVDAVQVQEAAAPSGAGGLAAGAVTAVQNLTHLIPLPYMSSTSATMTPNGPAGTKSPASDVTGIKDLTPQVKFEYNRPAPRTAFSSFIDHADEFIIFLEACLKEQSLNDEEKTDVYTTLFEMYLHKAAEQKNEDSRGEWETKAKALISVDGIDKSKTPMIDNSSVLLLSHLSDFRDGTTLVKEQSGLLFDIFRSYTLAKDTRGAIRALRKYGPEEPQLYPAALAYLTSDPRVLDEAGTEELTAVLQRIDKDKLMAPLQVVQTLSKGDVATVGMLKPYLRETIERERKGIAADRRRAANFKKETAQRKAEMADLGSKPAVFQATRCNGCALPLELPAVHFLCKHSFHQRCLKRGVTTDAFGDREEDSTGECPICAKDNDTIRAMRQAQVENAGKHDLFKDALEHSEDRFGTVADWFGRGVMSVPNEEA
- a CDS encoding lipoate-protein ligase A, which codes for MATAATRIRTLGPGSSLAKEAMRALRGENLTRHAMDERNKLQIYLSTEKDPYLNLAAEQHLLEVSHPSSTVLFMYINRPSVIIGRSQNPWLEVNLGRLGSGLPRLSAKQDEEEAQQHVPVSLVRRRSGGGTVFHDHGNVNWSVIFPTAEFDRDRHAEMVVRALRDRIGVPTVRVNDRHDIVMDVPRKPFSEENKTFKVSGSAYRVTRVRSLHHGTCLVHSPYVDQIGPLLRPPMAGSYLKTRGAGSVRSPVRNVSGGTQFDEVAFGTPFFQAMVIDEFKETYSHLSGPGNELVYSIGPSVMTIPDVEKGYKELTSAAWVYNQTPQFTFSTHPTEMDPRKRPPPPSGVLPTFQANMTIRYGKITECSFKGLVYDREDTAVNEGLRGRELHSITDWRQTLAELSPAQVPNNATGDWLNKVFGNTPEEKTSS
- a CDS encoding chorismate synthase, variant, whose translation is MSTFGTTFRVTTYGESHCRSVGCIVDGCPPGMQLTEADIQPHMNRRRPGQSDITTPRNEEDKVEIQSGTEFGITLGTPIGMRVMNKDQRPKDYGNSTMDRFPRPSHADWTYLEKYGVKASSGGGRSSARETIGRVAAGAIAEKYLKLAYGVEIVAFVSSVGNQFLFPPTAEHPTPCTNPEFLSLLQTIDRKQVDSHLPVRCPDAEASAKMRDYIAGFKDRNDSIGGTVHCVIRNAPSGLGEPCFDKLEAKLGHAMLSIPATKGFEIGSGFAGCQLPGSIHNDPFIKAEEAATSAQNGAQHFGQSRPKLTTKTNFSGGIQGGISNGAPIYFSVAFKPPATIGQEQKTATYDGDSEGVLAAKGRHDPCVVPRAVPIVEAMAALVLMDAVLTQQARHTAKSLLPPLSQTLPSQPPSGNGVSENAAGN
- a CDS encoding nitrilase 2, with product MSTRSEIKTLRLGTASPSPAATTAETLSVVDQVAARAADQNIDLLLLPEAFLGGYPRGTSFGSVIGSRSDEGREEFRQYFRGAVDLGDVVGEGGAGAGGKWVRRELDGEGEAKTRGDGTREKLEEIARRTGVFVVVGLIERAGGSLYCAVVYVCPSLGMIGKRRKVMPTGSERLVWAQGSPATLRAVTTTIRGVRLNLAAAICWESYMPMLRQSLYQQNINLYLAPTADGRDTWLSLMRTIGCEGRCFVVSSNMCVPPKGSNTTGGEASTTEPFVSRGGSCITGPMGAVLAGPQWENNQDIIYADVDFEDCIRGRLDLDAAGSYSRNDSFKFSVEGLDMSPLPY